GCTGTTACGATTCTGCAAGCGAGATGAGAATGGATTGCGGCAATGAGGTCGATGGCAGGCTTACTTTTCAACCCAGGCCGGGAGAGCCTCCAGGTCAGACACGTCAAACGGCTCGGCAACGACTTTATCAGACCCATGCTTCGAAACAAGATCATCGAGCCGGTCGCTGCGACGTCCCACAGCAATGACGAAGATATCGTCTGCAATCATGCGTTCGGCCAAGGCTCGGCCAATTCCCCCCGTGGCGCCGGTTATGAGGACGGTCTTGTACGGGAACGGCATCTTTTGATTTTGATATGTAGCTAGGTCTTTAGATTTTGGCTTTTAGCTTTGTTACTTGTAAGTTAAGATGCACCTTATTAAAAGAATTTGTTGGGCAATGAACCGTGTTTATTTTACATCACTCGGCGCAATATCATCCCGCTTACTGTTGCTTGTAAAACTGTCCGGTTGCGGGGAAGAAATTGGGCCGGGCTCTTGGGCTGTTGGGTCTGCGCTATTTAATTGCGAGGATATAATCCGAGTAATGCCACCTATATTCTGCTTAACCTGTTGCGAACCCCTtatctcttttcttcctAATGAACGGCTGTGCAGGGTCAT
This is a stretch of genomic DNA from Fusarium oxysporum f. sp. lycopersici 4287 supercont2.52 genomic scaffold, whole genome shotgun sequence. It encodes these proteins:
- a CDS encoding saccharopine dehydrogenase, whose product is MPFPYKTVLITGATGGIGRALAERMIADDIFVIAVGRRSDRLDDLVSKHGSDKVVAEPFDVSDLEALPAWVE